The DNA segment TACTGGTACCGTTTCTGTGGGCTGAGAGCCTGTGTGAGGCCCGGTTCTGCGGGTGTGAAGGCTCCCATAGCCAGTTTCCATGGCTTTGAAGTTCCCCCATAGCAGCTCACAGCTAGCTAGTTAACATAAAGCGATGCTGACAGATTTACACAGATAGGCTACATCGTGTATGGCAGTGACCTTGGAGAAATGTGTGCAGATGAGCATAGAGAGCTGTCAGGGTCACGGCCTTTAGCATTAGAATGCTGTAGATAGTTGGGGATTGAATTGCATGTAGCTACTAGCTCTGTCTGGCTTAAATGTGAATATTGCTGATGTCCTTGTGGAGGCCTTTTAAGGAATCGTGTATAAGCAGAATGTAGTAGCTGTAAGATTTATTCTTCACAAACTTAGCAGGAACAGTCTTGTAGTAAGATTAAATTTAATGTAAGTCTTCATTTGGATCTAATCTTTGCAGGCTGCTGAAGATGTCAATGTTACTTTTGAAgatcaacagaaaataaacaagtttgCAAGAAATACTAGCAGGATCACtgagctgaaagaagaaatagaagttAAAAAGGTATACTTGctttaaaagtagaaataataaattgaCATTTTTTATCCTactatgttttctgttctttagcaaaattaaaaaaaaaatccttcatgaCTGCATATCAGATACAagtgaaatttgttttctttatctccCTTTTCTTGATGGttaatttttctattaatgAGAGTTAACTATTGTCACAATTCCattgaatttaatatttattctaaattatatCTCCAGAACTACTTTATTAAATGTACCAATACACTGGCAGGTGGGATTTTTGTCCAAAGTGCAGATTTACCCAGTTCAACTGATAGCACGACAGTGCATCCGTTGAAATAACTAATGTAGGACAAAGTGGTCAACTTTCTCCTGTCTTGACAAATAGAAACAACTTCAGAATTTGGAAGATGCCTGTGATGACATCATGATGCTTGATGATGGTGATTCACTTCTGATACCGTACCAAATTGGAGATGTCTTCATTAGCCATTCCCAAGAAGAGACACAAGAGATGCTGGAGGAGGCAAAGGTTTGTCAGCACAGAAGGAATGTCCTTTACTGTAGTGGCCACTGTAGTGTGGTAAACACTGCAATGGGATGTTCATCCCTTGAGcaacttttattaaatatgatATCATATAATACCAcatgttattttccttccaaatctGGAGCCTGTTAAATCAGCAACAAGATTCAACAAAGAAATCTTTTGATGGTTTAGCTTTGTGTCTTTTCTTGCTCTTGACAAGCAATCTGTTTAGGTCAGGGATAACTGAgctgagtgtttttgttttgttttgttttgtttttttaaaatacctgatTTGTTGATGTCCTGTAATGGTTCATCAATACCCAAATGCCATGATGCGATTTCATCCCAGAGCAATTACTAATAACTTATCATAGTTACTGTTAAATACATATGAATTTGCATCTTCCAACACAAAGTTCTGTCTCATAGCTAGTCTACAAAATCTCGTGTAACTTAGAATCTCTTTCTTGAAACGTTCTATGAACATATAATCGTTCACCTGTACAGTTCTTAAAATATGGTGTATTTATGTTTGATATATGATTTTGGGAAGGGGGACATGCACGAACAGTAATTCATAATTGGACTGTCAGTATACCAAGTCATATTAAGTTTTGTTTGGCTCTCTAGTAAGGCTTACAGTGTGTCTTGACAAAAGATTGGTAAAGAGGTACCTTTTAATCATTTATATATTGCTGGCAAATATGACTTTGCTTGCTCTACATaagaagatgatttttttttttctttttcagaaaagtttacAAGAAGAAATTGAAGCATTAGAATCTCGAGTGGAATCAATTCAGAGAGTGTTATCTGACCTGAAAGTTCAGCTTTATGCAAAGTTTGGAAATAACATAAATCTTGAGGCTGAGGACAGTTAAAGGTTCTTTAACTATATCATAAaccttttccttgttttattaaatattttgatagctcttctcttccaataacatttttaaaaattccacttctttttttaactttcctgTCTTGGGTTCCACCTATTTAATGAGAGCTTTCATATTTTGGTTATtgcagttatttatttgttcaggAAAGCATTAGCTTCATACTGTTGATAAAGCACCAAGAATGGAATATATGCATTGTTTATTAAAGTAATAAAGTCAGGCACATATTGTAGTTTCCTTGGTCTTGTTTTTCAGCtaatgaaaatacttgaaaaatataaaaacaatggaaatggGTAATTGTTGATTTGCACTGTATTGACTTTGTTTCTCTGTAATATTTAGGGCATGATTTCAAATTCAGCTGTGATGCTGCTTAACCTAGTCTGAGCAGTTCTCCTGGAAATACTAAATCTATCCTTTGTCTTTCAATCTTAGCTCAAATGTTTTGAGGCCAAAGAATAAACTGGATAAGGGAATcaagcacagccctgggctgttttgtttttccaagaaaGATCAGTGCCTCGGTCATTTCACAGACAGCTGCATAAACCCTATTAGCTCACTGCACAACGTCACAAGTTgacaggggaggaaggagggctCTTTAAAGCTCGTGTTGGTattgaagaaatactttttggAACCACAGTCTTATTCAGTCATTTACTACTGTATATTTGGGAACAACAAAAGATGTAAGTCAGAATGGTGAGTCTTAACCTCTTTAAATTTTCCTCAACAATCATTTTCTAAATCCATGTTTATATACTGAATTAGTGCTGGAATTTTTCATAGATGCTGTTGCTATGTCAGCACCAATCCCTGGAATTATGCCTCCATCACTGTGTGGAGTTGAATGTAATCTTTAAATGCAATCTTTAAATGCCTTTAATTGTTCACTTcttacattctttaaaaaattctCACTTTAATTGTCTCACTGTAATTCTGCTTATGGTCTTTTGTCCactttatattaatatattgttccatgtacatttctgtttgttatgACTTCGTTTTTTAACAATTAACTTTTAGcatatttaaataatctttttaatcTATTCTCTAAAACACTGTGGACAGAGAAAAATTCAGGTAGCCAAATATTAATCTACTATCATTCTTTTAATATAAAGGCTCAGAGTATGAGgtgtatttttataaagtgATTAATTCCTACTTACGTCTCAGTTGTGTAGTAGCTCTTTTTCAACTGTGAAcattggagaaaaaacaacacttttggTTTTCTACTGCTGAAATAGTTCTTTGAACTAAGGAATGATACAGaactttgttttcagtacaCCTGAGAAAGGATCTCACCGATGCAGTTATTTCCAGATTACAGCATTGTAATGCACGTGGTTGTTTATGTAAGATCATAAATGTTTCAGATCAATTTTAGCACAGCAATTAGTGAAGATGGTATTCAGCAGAGAGGATCTAATACTCCAACACAAGCACTTGTATTACATACGATATAAATCACCTGAAGGCTGTAAGTCTAGGAAGCCGAGCTAATGTTCTGTTTAGCCCCGGCACTTCCTAACTTTCTTTTCAATAGCATTCCAACAGTTCATACACTTCTGCTGCTGGATGTGTGTACAAATACCTGGGCTGTAACTACAGATTTCTAACTTTGATTTTGAACTGATGCCAGTTCTAATTCAAGCCTATGCCTTAGCAAAGAGGTTatgttgtcattgttgttaGTTTcacccccctcagccccctttcttcctttacaaGTGACTACTTATGCTATTCTTCTAGGTAAAATGGATTTATGGTAACCGTGGCAACTCTGCTGCTTTATCTGCCAGCCAGCATTTGGAGCAAAACAAGTGTGTTAGACCTTCAAGGAGATACAGTTGTTCCTGTACATAACTTCTGAACCTCTGCAGTTTTCTGAGTTAGGCAGGAGTTTGGCATTGATCAACTTGGAGCAGTTCTCGATTGACCCAGAGCTGTTATTTTGGATGCTAACATGAGAAGAAGGTCACCAGTTATTTAATAGCAACTGATAGGAGTATTGTGAATTTAGGTGGCTTAAGTCTGCCTTATTCTGCTTTCTCGGGTGTAGCTCTTAGTCCAAAACTCTTTCAGGAAAGTGCAGTTTGAAAGCACAGTAACACAAGGTTACAGTCTCAAGAGGTGCTGGTATCTTGAGTGTAGAGTAAAGCAACCAATGCATTTTATGTTCatgattataaaataaatgaaatgtgaaagacTTCTTTCCAGTTTAAAACTGAGTTAGTAGTGATGGAGTTTGATCTATAATGAGAAGCATCCAGCAGATGGCATCAAAGAACTGGGAAATCCATTTTATGGTGAGCTCATGCCTAGGCTTTGAGGGCCAGTGCTGATTTTAGTGAAGTGAAACTTTGGCTGGTATCATTCTCATTAATTTATTGATAACACTTGGAAATTAACTTCTAATTAACTTCTGTGCCAGCTCTGTGTTCTGAGCATGTTCATGGTTGTAGGTTTCatccatttaaaattattgtaattTGGAGACAGGCATAGGATGGATATGgcttctttaaaggaaaaaagaaaaaaaagcagctggcaCAGTTTAAACGTGATGCTAATGGCAGCTGTGAATCAGATGAGGACCTTAGCTCACTAAAGAGAGCCAAAGGGAGAATGCTGGCAAGGTGCAGAGAGTTTGCATTATTCCAGCTGTTTTTCAGATATCATAGAAAAAGAATTATCCATATATGTAGCTGTGGCGTTTAGGAAAAAGAAGACTGTTAGAATATTCTTGTGAATGCCGAAGGTTTTTCCTCTACAGTGTTTGATTTCTGTCCCTTGTCACATGTACGTTCACCTTTGATAATCTAGGTGCCTGTTTGCACATGTAGGGGCACAGTTTCCTTGTGTGCTTTGGACACTTGCGGTTGCCAGAAACTGTACAACAAACTTTTTCAGATTAGTCTCTGGATTTTTGTAGTTTACAGAACATTCTATTTCAGGCTGTCgttttctatttttgtatgCATAAAATAGAACATGCaggaaagttttttgtttttaagttgtcATCGTGGAAATTAATTTGCAGATTCTCAAGTTTTTGACATAGTcctagtttttccttttaataaccTTTCACCATCATTGTGAATGTATGCAATTGTTCTTCAGTTGgcatttattatattttagcTCCCCATTTTctaggtattttttatttatggtaCTTTGGAAATTTCTGTTATCTCTGATAACATTTGCCTTAGAGTTATCTCATTAAGATAATATGAATCTAAATCATCACATGCTCCACAAAAAAGCCCTGCTCCTCTATGCACCTCTGTATGTCAGCAATCACTGGCAATATACATCTTTAATGCCAGTGTTGGAACGCAGATAATTTACTGTCATTCTCTGTTGTCAAGGGAGTCACATTTGTAACGCATTTCAAAGGTGAAATGCGTCATAAAAATGCTAAGTATTTCAATGTAAAGGCTTTGTTTAGAGGGTTAGGACAATGATCTTCTAGGGATTTGATTGAATTAGCTATTCAGCtcaaatttgtattaaaatacagagtccttattgtttttgttttggaagtcATAGAGCCACCAGAGGCTGGCATTCCATTTGCGTGCAACAGTTAAAGCAGGTCAACTGGTGAAACTGCAGCCAGTGGAAAAACAGCTCATTTCAATTCATGGTGTCAAGGAGACTTACCAGTTTTTCAAAATAGACTCTTCAAAACATAGTAGAACACAgttgttatatttattatatttttgtggGCTTGTTTTTGATTCTTGGTCTTGTCGGCTGATGgttaaattactgttttctacATTATGATCTCTAGCATAACCTTCT comes from the Aythya fuligula isolate bAytFul2 chromosome 16, bAytFul2.pri, whole genome shotgun sequence genome and includes:
- the PFDN4 gene encoding prefoldin subunit 4, with amino-acid sequence MAATMKKAAAEDVNVTFEDQQKINKFARNTSRITELKEEIEVKKKQLQNLEDACDDIMMLDDGDSLLIPYQIGDVFISHSQEETQEMLEEAKKSLQEEIEALESRVESIQRVLSDLKVQLYAKFGNNINLEAEDS